The Bradyrhizobium sp. CCGB01 genome segment TGACCGATCCGCTGTCGAAGGCGTTCATCGACGCCGCCGTCGAGACTGGTCTGCCTTACAACCCCGATTTCAACGGCGCCACGCAGGAAGGCGTCGGCCTGTTCCAGACCACGACGCGCAACGGCCGCCGCGCCTCGACGGCGGTGGCCTATCTGGGCCCCGCGAAGACGCGCGGCAATCTCAAGGTCGAGACCGAGGCGCTCGGCCAGCGCGTGCTGTTCGAGGGTCGCCGCGCCGTCGGCGTCGAATACCGGCAAGGCACCACCGTGCGCCGCGCGCGGGCGCGCAAGGAGATCGTGTTGTCGAGTGGCGCCTACAATTCGCCGCAGCTGCTTCAGCTCTCCGGCGTCGGTCCCGCCGATCTGCTGCGCAAGCACGGCATCGACGTCGTGCTGGATGCGCAGGGCGTCGGTCACGACCTCCAGGACCACATGCAGGTCCGCATCGTGATGCGATGCTCGCAGAAGATCACGCTGAACGACACCGTCAACAATCCGCTCCGCCGCACGCTCGCCGGTGCACGCTATGCCCTGTTCCGGAAGGGCTGGCTGACGATCGCGGCCGGCACGGCCGGCGCGTTCTTCAAGACCAATCCGCGGCTGGCATCGCCCGATATCCAGGTGCACTTCCTGCCGTTCTCGACCGACAAGATGGGCGAGAGGCTGCATGATTTTTCCGGTTTCACGGCGTCGGTGTGCCAGCTCCGGCCCGAAAGCCGCGGGTCATTGCGCATCAAGAGCGCGGACCCGACCGTGCCGCCGGAAATCCGCATCAACTACATGTCGACCGAGACCGACCGCACCACCAACGTCGAAGGCATCAAGATCCTGCGCAAGATATTGAATGCGCCGGCGCTGAAGTCGTTCGTGGTCGGCGAGTACGATCCTGGCACGAAGGTATCCACGGATGCCGAGATTCTGGATTATTGCCGCGAGCGTGGCAGCACCATCTACCATCCGACCTCGACCTGTCGTATGGGCAACGACGCGCTCGCGGTGGTGGACCAGCGGCTGAAGGTGAGGGGGCTCGAAGGCCTTCGAATCGTCGACGGCTCGATCATGCCGGACCTCGTGTCGGGGAACACCAACGCGCCGATCATCATGATCGCCGAAAAGGCCTCCGACATGATATTGGAGGATGCGCGGTAAATTCGCGCCTCGAAAGGACGAAGACTTGGCTACGCGATTCAAGATCGGCACACGCAAGAGCGCGATGGCGCTGGCGCAGACGGAAGAGATTGCGCGCCGCCTGAGCGCCGCCATGCCCGGTCTCGACGTCGAGATCGTCAAGTTCGACACCACGGGCGATCTCGACCAGACCAGCAAGCTGTTGCCGCATGGCGGCAAGGGCGGCGCCTTCGTGGCGCAGATCCGCGCCGCCGTGCTGTCGGGCGAATTGCAGGCCGCGATGCATTCGCTGAAGGACATGCCGGGCAACGAGGACACGCCCGGCCTCGTCATCGGCGCCACGCTGTCGCGCGATCCTCCCAGCGATGCGCTGGTGTTGCGGGACGGCGTGACGATCGAGGCGCTGCGCCAGTCGCGCGGCAAGGGTTTCAAAATTGGTACCAACGCCGTGCGCCGCGCCGCTTACGCGCGGCGGCTGTTTCCTGATGTCGAAGTGATCCACTTCCGCGGCGCCGCCGACACGCGCGTGCGAAAACTCGACAATGGCGAGATGCAGCGCTTGCCGGATGGCGGCGCGGTGGGGCCGGCGGATGCGCTGATCATGGCGCGCTCGGGCCTCGATCGCGTCGGCCTTGCCAGCCGCATCGCCTACGAATTCACCGCGGCGGAGATGCTGCCCGCGGCAGGCCAGGGCATCGTCGCGGTCGAATGCGCCGCGCAGGACTGGCAGACAAGACAGATCCTGTCATCGATCGACGATCCCGCCGCGCACGCCTGCGCCGATGCCGAGCGCGAGGTGCTGTGGGTGCTGAACGGCCATTGCAATTCGCCGGTCGCGGGCTTCTCGACCATC includes the following:
- a CDS encoding GMC family oxidoreductase gives rise to the protein MNANSSLTPSDPEFDYIIVGAGSAGCVLANRLSANGKHSVLLLEAGPRDSNIWIHVPLGYGKLFKEKTVNWMYQTEPEPELKGRQVFQPRGKTLGGSSSINGLLYVRGQHEDYDRWRQHGNAGWGYDDVLPYFKKAENQTRGADQYHGSGGPLPVSNMVVTDPLSKAFIDAAVETGLPYNPDFNGATQEGVGLFQTTTRNGRRASTAVAYLGPAKTRGNLKVETEALGQRVLFEGRRAVGVEYRQGTTVRRARARKEIVLSSGAYNSPQLLQLSGVGPADLLRKHGIDVVLDAQGVGHDLQDHMQVRIVMRCSQKITLNDTVNNPLRRTLAGARYALFRKGWLTIAAGTAGAFFKTNPRLASPDIQVHFLPFSTDKMGERLHDFSGFTASVCQLRPESRGSLRIKSADPTVPPEIRINYMSTETDRTTNVEGIKILRKILNAPALKSFVVGEYDPGTKVSTDAEILDYCRERGSTIYHPTSTCRMGNDALAVVDQRLKVRGLEGLRIVDGSIMPDLVSGNTNAPIIMIAEKASDMILEDAR
- the hemC gene encoding hydroxymethylbilane synthase — protein: MATRFKIGTRKSAMALAQTEEIARRLSAAMPGLDVEIVKFDTTGDLDQTSKLLPHGGKGGAFVAQIRAAVLSGELQAAMHSLKDMPGNEDTPGLVIGATLSRDPPSDALVLRDGVTIEALRQSRGKGFKIGTNAVRRAAYARRLFPDVEVIHFRGAADTRVRKLDNGEMQRLPDGGAVGPADALIMARSGLDRVGLASRIAYEFTAAEMLPAAGQGIVAVECAAQDWQTRQILSSIDDPAAHACADAEREVLWVLNGHCNSPVAGFSTIAGDQMSLTASVLDLSGNTIIEAARTGPANRPRELGRAVGLDLLDKGAAEIIERSRPR